One segment of Asterias rubens chromosome 2, eAstRub1.3, whole genome shotgun sequence DNA contains the following:
- the LOC117306820 gene encoding arginine kinase-like isoform X2, which yields MAQSSNYVTQSMAAKDPKVDPDFDLIMDDDLAVNKWPAQLTEHQKKEPMSLMAQVMTPELFEKLKDIRTPTANWSIARAMNTGTCYPTSFVGCHAGDPESYSIFKELLHPVIEKYHKGYKLDGSMKHITDMDPTKITSKLSESAHSKIISTRIRVARNLNFFPLNPGGSIDTRNQIAELMEKVFATMEGDLAGTFYRHTSMTAEETKSLVDRHFLFRGKDKMQAASGYHQHWAQGRGIFLNKDETFIVWLNEGDHLRIISMENGGDIIRVFERLSRAISAIENGVKKITGRDSVFASDPHIGMITCCPSNLGTAMRGSVHIKVPAMAAAIGLAEIDKMARKVQCQARGSSGEHSAIVDRVDISNWRRLGFTEYNLCQDLVKGANLLASLEDKCADENITDASKLDGLLAELTM from the coding sequence ATGGCTCAATCTTCAAACTACGTGACCCAGTCCATGGCTGCCAAAGATCCCAAGGTCGACCCCGACTTCGATCTGATCATGGACGACGATCTAGCCGTGAACAAGTGGCCTGCACAGCTCACCGAGCACCAGAAGAAAGAGCCTATGTCACTCATGGCCCAGGTCATGACACCAGAGCTCTTCGAGAAGCTGAAGGACATTAGGACCCCTACTGCTAACTGGAGTATTGCCCGGGCAATGAACACCGGGACCTGCTACCCAACGTCTTTCGTAGGATGCCATGCCGGAGATCCTGAATCTTACTCCATCTTTAAGGAGCTTCTTCACCCAGTTATTGAGAAGTACCACAAGGGGTACAAGCTTGATGGCTCCATGAAGCACATCACAGACATGGACCCAACCAAGATCACGTCTAAGCTGTCGGAGTCAGCACACTCCAAGATCATCTCCACCCGCATCCGTGTAGCCAGAAACCTCAACTTCTTCCCTCTCAACCCAGGAGGCTCCATCGACACCAGGAACCAGATTGCTGAGCTCATGGAGAAGGTCTTCGCCACCATGGAAGGCGACCTGGCCGGTACGTTCTACCGCCACACCAGTATGACCGCTGAGGAGACCAAATCTCTGGTTGACCGTCACTTCCTCTTCAGAGGCAAAGATAAGATGCAGGCTGCTTCTGGGTACCATCAGCACTGGGCTCAAGGTAGGGGTATCTTCCTCAACAAGGACGAGACCTTCATCGTCTGGTTGAACGAGGGAGATCATCTTCGAATCATCTCTATGGAGAATGGCGGTGACATCATCAGAGTATTCGAGCGTCTATCCAGGGCCATCTCAGCCATCGAAAATGGTGTCAAGAAAATCACCGGGAGAGACTCTGTATTTGCAAGTGATCCACATATAGGTATGATCACATGCTGCCCGTCCAATCTAGGTACAGCTATGCGAGGTAGTGTCCACATTAAGGTCCCAGCCATGGCGGCTGCTATCGGTCTTGCTGAGATCGACAAGATGGCCCGCAAGGTGCAGTGCCAGGCCAGAGGAAGCTCCGGTGAGCACTCTGCGATTGTCGACAGGGTTGACATCTCCAACTGGAGACGCCTTGGCTTCACCGAGTACAACCTCTGCCAAGATTTGGTCAAGGGAGCCAACCTGCTTGCCTCGCTGGAAGACAAGTGCGCCGATGAGAATATAACAGATGCCTCTAAGCTTGATGGACTTCTGGCTGAGCTTACCATGTAG
- the LOC117306820 gene encoding arginine kinase-like isoform X1 codes for MGGCNSTTATDNSAHQKPTSSQPNGEAKAESKPADEMAQSSNYVTQSMAAKDPKVDPDFDLIMDDDLAVNKWPAQLTEHQKKEPMSLMAQVMTPELFEKLKDIRTPTANWSIARAMNTGTCYPTSFVGCHAGDPESYSIFKELLHPVIEKYHKGYKLDGSMKHITDMDPTKITSKLSESAHSKIISTRIRVARNLNFFPLNPGGSIDTRNQIAELMEKVFATMEGDLAGTFYRHTSMTAEETKSLVDRHFLFRGKDKMQAASGYHQHWAQGRGIFLNKDETFIVWLNEGDHLRIISMENGGDIIRVFERLSRAISAIENGVKKITGRDSVFASDPHIGMITCCPSNLGTAMRGSVHIKVPAMAAAIGLAEIDKMARKVQCQARGSSGEHSAIVDRVDISNWRRLGFTEYNLCQDLVKGANLLASLEDKCADENITDASKLDGLLAELTM; via the coding sequence GAGGCTGCAACAGTACAACTGCCACCGACAACTCGGCACACCAGAAACCCACGTCAAGTCAACCCAACGGAGAAGCAAAAGCAGAATCCAAACCAGCAGACGAGATGGCTCAATCTTCAAACTACGTGACCCAGTCCATGGCTGCCAAAGATCCCAAGGTCGACCCCGACTTCGATCTGATCATGGACGACGATCTAGCCGTGAACAAGTGGCCTGCACAGCTCACCGAGCACCAGAAGAAAGAGCCTATGTCACTCATGGCCCAGGTCATGACACCAGAGCTCTTCGAGAAGCTGAAGGACATTAGGACCCCTACTGCTAACTGGAGTATTGCCCGGGCAATGAACACCGGGACCTGCTACCCAACGTCTTTCGTAGGATGCCATGCCGGAGATCCTGAATCTTACTCCATCTTTAAGGAGCTTCTTCACCCAGTTATTGAGAAGTACCACAAGGGGTACAAGCTTGATGGCTCCATGAAGCACATCACAGACATGGACCCAACCAAGATCACGTCTAAGCTGTCGGAGTCAGCACACTCCAAGATCATCTCCACCCGCATCCGTGTAGCCAGAAACCTCAACTTCTTCCCTCTCAACCCAGGAGGCTCCATCGACACCAGGAACCAGATTGCTGAGCTCATGGAGAAGGTCTTCGCCACCATGGAAGGCGACCTGGCCGGTACGTTCTACCGCCACACCAGTATGACCGCTGAGGAGACCAAATCTCTGGTTGACCGTCACTTCCTCTTCAGAGGCAAAGATAAGATGCAGGCTGCTTCTGGGTACCATCAGCACTGGGCTCAAGGTAGGGGTATCTTCCTCAACAAGGACGAGACCTTCATCGTCTGGTTGAACGAGGGAGATCATCTTCGAATCATCTCTATGGAGAATGGCGGTGACATCATCAGAGTATTCGAGCGTCTATCCAGGGCCATCTCAGCCATCGAAAATGGTGTCAAGAAAATCACCGGGAGAGACTCTGTATTTGCAAGTGATCCACATATAGGTATGATCACATGCTGCCCGTCCAATCTAGGTACAGCTATGCGAGGTAGTGTCCACATTAAGGTCCCAGCCATGGCGGCTGCTATCGGTCTTGCTGAGATCGACAAGATGGCCCGCAAGGTGCAGTGCCAGGCCAGAGGAAGCTCCGGTGAGCACTCTGCGATTGTCGACAGGGTTGACATCTCCAACTGGAGACGCCTTGGCTTCACCGAGTACAACCTCTGCCAAGATTTGGTCAAGGGAGCCAACCTGCTTGCCTCGCTGGAAGACAAGTGCGCCGATGAGAATATAACAGATGCCTCTAAGCTTGATGGACTTCTGGCTGAGCTTACCATGTAG